From a region of the Ammospiza nelsoni isolate bAmmNel1 chromosome 24, bAmmNel1.pri, whole genome shotgun sequence genome:
- the LOC132083498 gene encoding TLC domain-containing protein 5-like: PSSSSPSPSLRSLLPAARCPSAAAARSVIRGGSGSAARQARMQFPLPLRAACSLLAWFCLYKWFCHRYRHRSLEWSCRLVTLTHGILATCLSAYIGFIDGPWPLSHPGSPNTTLQVHGLCLSLGYFIFDLCWCVYFQTEGALMLAHHLVSIVGIAASLALGESAGDVNAVIFGSEITNPLLQARWFLKELGRYHTFAGDLVDFLFVVLFTGVRIGVGAWLMYCELASPRPRWYIKLGGVVMYVVSWVFMVSICRFARRKSISKYQAWRSRRGRELGWKTNGHLKGH; this comes from the exons ccttcctcctcctccccatccccgTCCCTGCGCTCCCTCCTCCCGGCCGCCAGGTGCCCCTCGGCCGCCGCCGCTCGCTCCGTGATCCGGGGCGGCTCCGGCAGCGCGGCCCggcag GCCAGGATGCAGTTCCCGCTGCCCCTGCGTGcagcctgcagcctgctggcCTGGTTCTGCCTCTACAAGTGGTTCTGCCACCGCTACCGGCACCGGAGCCTCGagtggagctgcaggctggtcACCCTGACCCACGGCATCCTGGCCACCTGCCTGTCCGCCTACATCGGCTTCATCGACGGCCCCTGGCCCCTCAGCCACCCAG GCTCACCCAACACAACCCTTCAGGTGCACGGGCTGTGCCTTAGCTTGGGCTACTTCATTTTTGACCTGTGCTGGTGCGTGTACTTCCAGACGGAGGGTGCCCTGATGCTGGCCCACCACCTGGTCAGCATCGTGGGCATCGCCGCCTCCTTGGCGCTGGGCGAGTCGGCCGGCGACGTCAACGCCGTCATCTTCGGCAGCGAGATCACCAACCCGCTGCTGCAGGCCCGCTGGTTCCTCAAGGAGCTGGGCCGCTACCACACCTTCGCGGGCGACCTGGTGGATTTCCTCTTCGTGGTGCTCTTCACGGGCGTGCGCATCGGCGTGGGGGCCTGGCTGATGTACTGCGAGCTGGCCtcgccccggccccgctggtACATCAAGCTGGGCGGGGTGGTCATGTACGTGGTGTCCTGGGTGTTCATGGTCAGCATCTGCCGCTTCGCCAGGAGGAAGAGCATCAGCAAGTACCAGGCCTGGAGGAGCCGCAGGGGCCGCGAGCTGGGCTGGAAAACCAACGGGCACCTCAAAGGGCACTGA